The DNA sequence GATGGGTAGCATATGGTGCTCGCACATTGAATAAAATTCAATATCACGCACTAACACCATCTCGTTGTTGCTGGTAGAGAAGAGTGCTTGGTTGAGGATCTCTTTTGGATCTTGATGGTACCCTTCTGTTAAAAATTTTAATGCTTTAGCAACACGATTTGGGGTCTTAAGTAGACCTTCACGCTCAGGATCTTCCCCTAGCAACTTCAATACTTTGGTGATTGCTTCTTCAAACTCTTGGTCTTGACTCATTCTGTACCTTTAAAATAAAAAGTTTTTTCACAAGAAAGCATACCAAAACTATCTGCTATTCGCTATTAATTATTTACTGTGTGTAACTTGATGATAGGTCAAAAGTTTGATAATATGTTTAAATTAGAAACTGTTTTCTAGGTTTTTTTATTAGTGTATATAATTGATTATGACCACCTATTGATAATCATGCATATAAAATTATATTTAACAATCAATCACACTTGATCAACTAGTTTCAATGGTCGGAGTGACAGGACTTGAACCTGCGACCTCTACCACCCCAAGGTAGCGCGCTAGCCAGACTGCGCCACACCCCGATACTTTTAAGAGAGTGTGATTATAGAGTATCAAAACTTAAGCCTCCTTTGCCTGTATGATTCATTCGTGTCCCTCATTTCTTTTTGATATAATGATGCGATTATAAGCCAAAGGATTCATGTTGCGCTCTTCTATTACGCAAACAAAGCTAATTTTATACGCATCACTCTTTTTTGTCCTTTTTGATAATTATGAGTTTTTTCATCAAGTAATAACCATTTACCAACCTACAGGTACCAACATAATCTATATAATTTCTACTGCTGTTGTACTTTTTGCTCTTTTAAATCTCTTCTTTCATATTGTAAGCGCCAAGTATGTTACCAAGCCTTTGATGATTGTCTTGTTATTGATTTCATCAGTTACTGGTTACTTTATGAATACATATCATATTGTGATTGATGAAGAGATGATTAGAAATGCATTGCAGACAAATGTCTCTGAGGCTTCTGACCTATGGAGTTTTTGGCTTTTTTTATATCTATTTTTTCTTGGCATAATACCTTCTGTTTGGGTCTATCGCGTTAAGATACATTACCGCTCTTGGAAAGCAGAAATAGTCTCAAAACTCAAAATGAGTATTCTATTTTTAGTACTTATTGTAGTGACCGTGACAGGATTTGGAAAGTTTTATACCTCTTTTTTTCGAGAACATAAAATTTTACGTTTCTATACAAACCCTCCATTCTGGATGGATTGTCTGCGTATCTACTTTACACAAACCTACTTTACGCAAACTCCTACATTAAAGTTGATGGGAAAAGATGCAACAATAGATGACCAAAACCTCTCCCGAAAACTAGTGATTGTAGTTGTAGGAGAAGCGGCAAGGGCAGACCACTTTAGTATCAATGGATACCAAAGACCAACAACACCACTTTTGGAAAATGAGCATATCATTAACTATCCATATATGTATTCATGCGCAACTTCAACTGCACAGTCTGTGCCTTGTATGTTTTCTTATTTTACGCATAGTGAGTATGATTATACAAAAGCATACTATACAGAAAATATATTAGATATTTTGAACCATACTAAGAAGGTAGCCATTTTATGGAGAGACAACAACTCAAATTCTAAAGGTGTCGCATTACGTGTTCGGTATGAAAATTTTAGAATACCCAAAAATAATCCTAAATGTGATGGAGAGTGTCGAGATGTAGGCATGTTGAGTGGACTTCAAGCATATATTGAGGCAAACAAAGACAAACATATTCTTATTGTACTACACCAAATGGGGAACCATGGTCCAGCATATTACAAACGGTCACCCCAAAGGAGCAAGAAGTTTATGCCCGAGTGTATGACCAATCAGCTTGAACAGTGTGAACGTCAAGGAATTATCAATGCCTATGATAATGCGTTGCATTATACGGATATATTTTTAAGTCAGACGATTGCTCTTGCCAAAAAGTACCCAGATAAAGAGGTTGCAGTTATCTATATGAGTGATCATGGTGAGAGCCTTGGAGAAAGTGGTATCTACTTACATGGACTGCCTTATTTTATTGCGCCCGATGCACAAAAGCATATTGGTGCTTTTATTTGGTTAAACCATACTTTACGTAAGAAATTAGCACACATAAAAGATCCACAACAGACACGCTCGCATGATTATCTCTTTCATACATTACTGGGGCTTTTTGATGTTCGTACATCTGTGTATGATGTTTCGCTCGACCTACTCCATAAAGGAAAAGAGAAATGAGGCAAAATATACGCTATATACTGAAATACATAATAACACCACTGTTTTCGCTGATACTTTTATGGTTTTCTTACCTATATATTTATGGAAATATACATCAAGTAAATCGAGACCTTTACCGGTCTGCACAATTGTATCAATTTAATATGCCCTATTATTTTACAAAATATCATATTCGCACGGTTATTAATCTAAGAGGTTCAGCACCACAAAAGCAATGGTATCAAAATGAGATACGTTTTTGTAAAGAACACAATATTACACATATTGATTTTGGTATTAGTGATAGAAAAGTGGTTGATATCTCTACGATGCATCATCTTGTTTCCTTAATGCAGAAGGCTAAAAAACCGTTGCTTGTGCATTGCAAAGCAGGTGCAGACCGTACATCCTTGGCTTCTGCTCTGTATCGTTATGCCATAGAACATGATATTGGTGCATATAAACAGATTTCATTCAAGTATGGACACTTCCCATATCTTGGGTCTCCAACAGTTGCAATGGATAAAAGTTTTAACATCTATATCCAGCACTTTCCACTAAAGGAAACTGATGTCTCTTCTAAAATACGTTAAAAATCCCATTTCCCCTTTTGTGTATATTGTGGCTTCTGTCATCTCTACCGTTTTACTCTATCATTACCCTCTTTTTATTTTTGTGAGTCAGCATATTGCTCTCAATCTGAATGGAATACTTATATTGTTAAGTGTTTTGGTTGCTCTTTTGAGTGTAGAGTTGTTTCTTTTCTTACTCTTTGGAGCCATACTTGGAAAGTGGTTTCGATATTTTAATGCATTGCAGTTTATAACAAATGCTATTGCATTTTACTTTATTGTCACATATCATACTATTCTAGATCGCACCATGATGGGAAATGTTTTTAATACCAACTTTCAAGAGAGTAGTAGCTATTTTGGTATTAGCCCATTAGTCTATCTTGTTGTTTTGGGTATTGTTCCAGCATGGATCGCACTTAAGGTTTCTGTTTCTAAGCCCTATTTGAGAGTACGCTTGACTGCTTCAGCATTGGCAAGTTTGAGTGTGGGTATTGTTTTTTTATATTTGAATTCATCAGCATGGTTATGGTTTGATAAATATGCTAAATATATTGGTGGCCTTACACTTCCTTGGTCCTATAGTATCAATGCAATACGCCATAAACTTAAAGAGGCAAAAAAGAATAAAGAGTATCTCAAACTTTCAGATGCTATTATTACAACAGACTCCTCTATGATTGTTGTCCTTGTTATTGGAGAGTCAGCACGTGCGCAGAACTTTTCACTTTATGGGTATCATCGTAAAACTAATCCAAAATTAGAAAAAGTGAATAATTTAATCGTTGTTCCAAATACCTATGCAGCAGCCACATACACAACTGCATCAGTCAGTGCAATGCTCTCTGTTTCAGGTAGTACTTTTGACAGTTATGAGCCTTTGCCAAATTATCTTCAGCGTAATGGGATTCATGTTGTATGGCGTTCTACCAATTGGGGCGAACCAACCTTGAAAGTTGCAAAGGTAGAGCGAAGATCTGATTTGAAGCAATGGTGTCATTCAAATGAGTGCGATTATGATGGCATATTGCTTGCAGGAATTGAGGATGAGATTAGACAAATTTCATCTAAGAAGATCTTTATTGTGTTGCATACATCTGGGAGCCATGGACCAACATACTATCAAAAATATCCAAAACAGTTTACACGCTTTACTCCTGAGTGCAAAAGTGTTAATCTCCAAGAGTGTAGCCAAAATTCGTTGATAAATGCTTACGATAATACCATTTTCTATACTGACCATTTTTTAACAACATTGATTGGTAAATTAAAAAAGATAGGCAAGCCCACACTAATGCTCTACTTGTCTGACCATGGAGAGAGTCTCGGTGAATACCATTTTTATTTACATGGCACACCCTACGCTATTGCACCCGAGTTTCAAAAGAAGATACCATTTCTTGTTTATGAATCCCCATCTTTTTTAGTGCAAAAAAAACTTCAGACTCCCTATCTGAAGAAGCGAGAACGTTATGGTGATGAGATAATCTTCCATACGGTTCTTGGTGCATTCGATCTTAATACTAGTATCTATGATCCAAAATTAGATATTTTACAACCTTAATTTAACACTTTTGAAGATCGATAGTGCGATACTCTGTACCCATTAAGTCGCAAGCATGTTTGGTAATATTTTGGACACTAAATCCAAATTTTTCAAAGAGTTTTCCTGCTGGTGCAGAAGCACCAAAACTTTCCATACCAAGCACATCATCTGCATAGCGGTAATATTCTGTTGCTGTTGCTGCTTCAACTGCCATCACTTTGGTTTTAGGATCAATGACTGTTGTTTTGTAGTTACTATCTTGTTCATTGAAAAGGTCAAGACATGGTATAGAGACAACATTGGTTTTGATACCAAGTGCTTCTAGGTGACATGCTGCTTGTAGGCACGGCATTAGTTCTGAGCCACTTGCCATCAGTGTGAGTGTTGCCCCTTCACGTTTTTTAACAATATAGCCACCACGGGATGGTTTGCCAAAATCTCTTTTTGGTTTGAGGGTTTTGAGCTTCTGGCGGCTGAGCACAAAAGCACTTGGTGCATTCATTTGAAGTGCTGTTTTCCATGCTTCAATATTCTCCGTTGCATCTGCAGGTCTCCACACATAGAAGTTTGGAAGCATTCTGAATTGAGAAAGATGTTCGATTGGCTCATGAGTTGGACCATCCTCTCCTACGCCAATACTGTCATGTGTCCAGACAAAAAATCGCTTAATGCCCGTCAGTGCTGCAATTCTTGCTGAAGGCTTGAGATAATCAGAAAAGACAAAAAAAGTTGCATCAAATGGAATAGTTGTACCATAAAGTCCAATAGCATTAGTGATTGCTGCCATTGCATGTTCACGGATACCAAAATGTAAATTTTTCCCTTTGGGAAAATTACCCATATTTTTAAGTTCAGTCTTGTTGCTTGGAGCAAGGTCTGCGGAACCACCAAGGAATCCCGGTATTGCTTTGGCAATAGCATTAAGAATCATACCATTAGAGTCACGAGTTGCTACCTCAGCCATATTGGAAAAGTCAGGATATTCAATCGTGCAGAAGTCTGGGTTAAGTAATTTGTCTAGTGCTACATTTTGTTCAACAAGTGGTGCCTCTTTCTGTCTATGTATCCACTCTTTTTCAGCCAATTCACCTTGTTCTATAGTGCATCTAAATCGCAATAGTACATCTTCTGGGACTTGAAATGTCTTATCGGGGTCAAATCCTTCCTTTTGTTTAGAGGCACGAATAATCTCTTCACCTAATGGTGCCCCATGTGTATGGTGTGTTCCTTCCAGCTCTCCTGCCCCTTTTCCAATGATGGTATTGGCAATAATAATAGTCGGCTTATCTGCTTTTTTAGCTGTGATAAGTGCCTTATTAATTTGATCATAGCAATGCCCATTTATTTTGAGTACGTTCCAATTTTGTGCCTCAAAACGTTTAGCAACATCTTCGCTCCATGCGATGTTGGTGTTGCCTTCAATAGTGATTTCATTGGAATCATATATGAGAATAAGGTCTTTGAGTTTCAGGTGTCCTGCCAAAGCACATGCTTCATAGCTTATCCCTTCTTGCAAATCACCATCACCACAAAGACAGTAAACTTTATGATCAATTAGTTCACAGGTTTCTGAGTTTACTTGTATTTTGGTGAAGGCTTCTGCTATTGCAAAACCAACAGCATTGGCAACCCCCTGTCCAAGTGGTCCAGTTGTAATTTCTATACCTGATGTATGCCCATATTCAGGATGTCCCGGTGTTTTAGAGTCAAGTTGACGAAAATTTTTAAGATCATCAAGAGAGAGGTCATAACCCCATAAATGTAACAAAGAATAGATGAGTCCTGTCCCATGTCCACCAGAGAAGACTAGGCGATCGCGGTTGAGCCACTTAGGATTTTTGGGGTTGTGATTAAGGTGCTCGCTTAAAATCACTGCAATATCAGCAAGTCCCATTGGTGCACCAGGGTGTCCAGAGTTTGCCTTTTGTACCATATCTGCTGCTAAAAAACGGATGGTATTTGCCATTTTTTTACGCATCTGATTCTCTTCTGTCATTACTTTCATACTATTGTATCCTTTGTTGGTGTCTATATAGATATTGTTCCAATAGGAGGCTTAGTGCCTCTTGTAGCTGTGGATCAAATGACTCAAGTTGTCTTTGTAAATCTTTTGCCAATGTATCTGCCTCTGTTATGGTTTTCTCTAGTCCTAAAAGATTGACAAAGTTATTTTTATCACAGTCATTACCTGTTGTTTTTCCTGCTTGGGTTTCACTCTGAGTCTTATCTATGATATCATCTTGTATCTGAAAAAGCAGTCCCAAATCAATACCAAAATTATATAATATTTGCTGTGTATCTGTATGGAGATGTGCAATAACCGCCCCCATTTGAAGACTTGCTGCAATCAGCTTGGCTGTCTTGTTGCGATGTAGTGTTTTTACTTCCTCAATATTTAGGGGTTTGTTTTCAAAATAACAATCAATCGCTTGTCCTAATACCATTCCCTGAGATCCCCCATTACATGCTAGTAGCTCAACTAGTTTAATTTTTATATCTTCACGAAGTGGGGCTTTGGCAATATACAAAAAAGCATCAGAGTTAAGTGCATCACCTACAAGAATTGCCGTTGCTTCATCAAAGCGTTTGTGTAAAGTTTGATGACCACGACGTAAGCTAGCATTGTCCATTGCTGGGAGATCATCATGAATGAGTGAATAGGTATGAAACATCTCTATTGCTAGTGCAACTGGTAGTGCAGAGTTGTAAAGCATAGGTTCGTAAGTATCAACGATCTTTAGTAGCAACATAGGACGAAAACGTTTCCCTCCTGCTTGAAGCATTGCACCTAGTGCCTCTTTATAGACTGAATGAAAACTGTTTATTTTAGGCAGGTTTTGGGATAAATAGGCTTCAAATCTCTGCATTTGGGCTCGCTCTATGAGTAGTTACGAAATTATATCGAATTACGATAAAATAAGTACATGGAACGAAAAGTGCAATACACGATGATAAAATGGTTTAGATATATTGTAGCCATATCTATTGTAAGTATATGGATTTATGTGATGTCTATATTCACTAAATATACTGCCCCCTTTTCAGAAATAGCTCCTTACTGTATGGGAAGTACTATGCTAATTTTTGGTATGCTTATAGGGATATTCAAAGGGCTAGAATATTGGGAGAAGCAGATAAGATAGTGTTAAGTTGCAAGTCTATATAGCTACCTCCTGCTCAACTTTACATTTTTTAGCAATATATTTTAATTGTTCCTCTAGATCATACTTTTCCACATCTACGATTATATCTGCTACTTTTCTGTATGCCTTTTCACGTTCTTTGTAGAGTGCCTTTGCTTTTTTTTCATCAGAAAATAGTGGACGTTTGATAAGTTTTTGTTTACTATTTTTTGCTGTTTTGAGACGATTGTATATCCATTCAAAAGAGGCATCGAGCAATACAACTGTCCCCAGTTTTTTTAAGTTATTTACCTTGTAAAATCCTCCACCACAGGAGATGAATGTTCCTTTTACATGCTGTTCAATCCAATTGGCAGTTAGTTGCTCACATTGACGAAAATATGTCTCACCTTTTTTAGCAAAAATCTTTTTAACCTCTTTACTCTCCTTGGACTCTATAAGGTCATCTGTGTCAATATTGTAAACCCCATATTTTTTAGCAAAAGCACGTGCTGTTGTTCCTTTGCCAACCCCCATAAATCCAATTAGTATAATATTTTTTTTCATTAATACTTATCCCATCTCATCATTAAACCATATTGTATCGGTCAATGATCTTCTTTAGACGTTTTCTTAGATTCTTTAATGCTGCTTCTGCATTCTCTCCTTCTGCCACAAGAGACTCAAATTCGTCAAACTGTATTTTTGCAACCCAGCCTATCTTTGTATGGAGCTTGATACCAACAAAACGCACCTCACCAAAATGTTCTTTTGCCATTCTATGGATACGCGCTATTCTCTGCTCAAGTGTTTTTACTTCTTTTCCCATATCTACTTCCTTCTAATTTGGTGTAATTATAGCACAGCAATAATACAGAATATATTGATGATTGGTATTGGTTTTGGATTAGGTCAATACTGAAGAGGAGTGTTTATACCTTGAGTTTTTGCCATTTTCCTTGTGAAAATACAACCCAAAGCCATATGGCTTTAACAAAAGTATCAAAAATCATTGCAAAATAGACAAACAGAATATAGTGAAAGTAAAAAGAGAGTATAAAAGCTGGGATGATTCGTGCAAACCATAAAGAGATAAGATTAATTTTGAGTGTGCGTTTTGTATCACCTGCGCCACGGAGTGCACCAGAAAGTACAAAATTGAATGCAAGTGGTATCTGAGAAAATCCAACAATGCGCAAATAGAGACTCGCCTCTTCAATGGTTTTGGTATCATCAGTAAAAATCCAGACAATCTCTTCTGGTACAAAGATCATAAAAAATGAGAGAAAAAACATTAACCCTGTTGCATATTTGAGTACCAGTAGCACATCTTCTCTAGCACGCTTCGGGTCCTTAGATCCTAATCCTTGCCCCATCAGTGCCATTGCTGCAATGGTGAATCCAATGCCTGGCATAAAAGCAATTCCTTCTACCCGTAAACCTATTTGGTACCCCGCCATTGCTTCGGTACCGTATTGTGCAATAATGGCTGTAAAGAGCATGAAGCTACCAAAAGTTAAAGCACGTTCAAAAGAAGCAGGTATTCCTACTTTCAGTGCACGTCTAAGTAGATTGTTTGAGTAATGCCAGACCGGGATGTAGGGGGTTTTGCTTTTTAAGTAGAGCCAGAGATAAATCAGTACCTCTATGGCGTTGACAATCACTGTGCCTACTGCGGCCCCCATGACTCCTAATTCTGGAAAGCCAAATTTTCCAAAGATTAGTAGGTAATTGAGTAATACATTGAGCCCAATGGAAAGGAGTTTTACCTTCATTGGGGTCTTGGTGTCACCTGCAGCATTAAGTGCAGAGACGAAAACAAGTTTTACAAAAATAAATGACATCATCCATGTGAGTGTTTGTACATAGTTTTCTCCCAATATGATTACTTCGGAGACTGTGCCAAACCAAATATAGATTTTTGATGCAAAGAAATACCAAATCATCATAGTGGGTAAACTTAAAAAGAAAGCAAAGCGAAGTAGTGTGGAGAGTCCAATAGAGGCACGCTTAATTTGTGCAGCTCCTATAAATCGTGAAAGTAGTGCTGAAGTACCCACATGCAGTACAGTTAGTACGGCAAATATGAACATTAAAGATTGGAGTCCAAGTCCTACTGCTGCTACAGCAAACGCAGAGATTCGCCCGACCATCACAAGATCTGTGACCACTTGCAGCATATCAAGTAGAGAGTTTACCGCAGCAGGCAAAGAGATGCGTAAAATTTTTTGGTGTTTGTGGGGGAAAAATCTTAACATGGTAACACTACTATCTGAAAGAGCATATTGGTAGTAGTTTCATTGTTTTTGTCACTACAATATTGCATCAAAGTACCTTTCT is a window from the Sulfurovum sp. genome containing:
- the eptA gene encoding phosphoethanolamine--lipid A transferase EptA, whose protein sequence is MSLLKYVKNPISPFVYIVASVISTVLLYHYPLFIFVSQHIALNLNGILILLSVLVALLSVELFLFLLFGAILGKWFRYFNALQFITNAIAFYFIVTYHTILDRTMMGNVFNTNFQESSSYFGISPLVYLVVLGIVPAWIALKVSVSKPYLRVRLTASALASLSVGIVFLYLNSSAWLWFDKYAKYIGGLTLPWSYSINAIRHKLKEAKKNKEYLKLSDAIITTDSSMIVVLVIGESARAQNFSLYGYHRKTNPKLEKVNNLIVVPNTYAAATYTTASVSAMLSVSGSTFDSYEPLPNYLQRNGIHVVWRSTNWGEPTLKVAKVERRSDLKQWCHSNECDYDGILLAGIEDEIRQISSKKIFIVLHTSGSHGPTYYQKYPKQFTRFTPECKSVNLQECSQNSLINAYDNTIFYTDHFLTTLIGKLKKIGKPTLMLYLSDHGESLGEYHFYLHGTPYAIAPEFQKKIPFLVYESPSFLVQKKLQTPYLKKRERYGDEIIFHTVLGAFDLNTSIYDPKLDILQP
- a CDS encoding shikimate kinase; the encoded protein is MKKNIILIGFMGVGKGTTARAFAKKYGVYNIDTDDLIESKESKEVKKIFAKKGETYFRQCEQLTANWIEQHVKGTFISCGGGFYKVNNLKKLGTVVLLDASFEWIYNRLKTAKNSKQKLIKRPLFSDEKKAKALYKEREKAYRKVADIIVDVEKYDLEEQLKYIAKKCKVEQEVAI
- a CDS encoding tyrosine-protein phosphatase, which codes for MRQNIRYILKYIITPLFSLILLWFSYLYIYGNIHQVNRDLYRSAQLYQFNMPYYFTKYHIRTVINLRGSAPQKQWYQNEIRFCKEHNITHIDFGISDRKVVDISTMHHLVSLMQKAKKPLLVHCKAGADRTSLASALYRYAIEHDIGAYKQISFKYGHFPYLGSPTVAMDKSFNIYIQHFPLKETDVSSKIR
- a CDS encoding polyprenyl synthetase family protein; amino-acid sequence: MQRFEAYLSQNLPKINSFHSVYKEALGAMLQAGGKRFRPMLLLKIVDTYEPMLYNSALPVALAIEMFHTYSLIHDDLPAMDNASLRRGHQTLHKRFDEATAILVGDALNSDAFLYIAKAPLREDIKIKLVELLACNGGSQGMVLGQAIDCYFENKPLNIEEVKTLHRNKTAKLIAASLQMGAVIAHLHTDTQQILYNFGIDLGLLFQIQDDIIDKTQSETQAGKTTGNDCDKNNFVNLLGLEKTITEADTLAKDLQRQLESFDPQLQEALSLLLEQYLYRHQQRIQ
- a CDS encoding phosphoethanolamine--lipid A transferase gives rise to the protein MLRSSITQTKLILYASLFFVLFDNYEFFHQVITIYQPTGTNIIYIISTAVVLFALLNLFFHIVSAKYVTKPLMIVLLLISSVTGYFMNTYHIVIDEEMIRNALQTNVSEASDLWSFWLFLYLFFLGIIPSVWVYRVKIHYRSWKAEIVSKLKMSILFLVLIVVTVTGFGKFYTSFFREHKILRFYTNPPFWMDCLRIYFTQTYFTQTPTLKLMGKDATIDDQNLSRKLVIVVVGEAARADHFSINGYQRPTTPLLENEHIINYPYMYSCATSTAQSVPCMFSYFTHSEYDYTKAYYTENILDILNHTKKVAILWRDNNSNSKGVALRVRYENFRIPKNNPKCDGECRDVGMLSGLQAYIEANKDKHILIVLHQMGNHGPAYYKRSPQRSKKFMPECMTNQLEQCERQGIINAYDNALHYTDIFLSQTIALAKKYPDKEVAVIYMSDHGESLGESGIYLHGLPYFIAPDAQKHIGAFIWLNHTLRKKLAHIKDPQQTRSHDYLFHTLLGLFDVRTSVYDVSLDLLHKGKEK
- a CDS encoding MATE family efflux transporter; translated protein: MLRFFPHKHQKILRISLPAAVNSLLDMLQVVTDLVMVGRISAFAVAAVGLGLQSLMFIFAVLTVLHVGTSALLSRFIGAAQIKRASIGLSTLLRFAFFLSLPTMMIWYFFASKIYIWFGTVSEVIILGENYVQTLTWMMSFIFVKLVFVSALNAAGDTKTPMKVKLLSIGLNVLLNYLLIFGKFGFPELGVMGAAVGTVIVNAIEVLIYLWLYLKSKTPYIPVWHYSNNLLRRALKVGIPASFERALTFGSFMLFTAIIAQYGTEAMAGYQIGLRVEGIAFMPGIGFTIAAMALMGQGLGSKDPKRAREDVLLVLKYATGLMFFLSFFMIFVPEEIVWIFTDDTKTIEEASLYLRIVGFSQIPLAFNFVLSGALRGAGDTKRTLKINLISLWFARIIPAFILSFYFHYILFVYFAMIFDTFVKAIWLWVVFSQGKWQKLKV
- the tkt gene encoding transketolase; this translates as MKVMTEENQMRKKMANTIRFLAADMVQKANSGHPGAPMGLADIAVILSEHLNHNPKNPKWLNRDRLVFSGGHGTGLIYSLLHLWGYDLSLDDLKNFRQLDSKTPGHPEYGHTSGIEITTGPLGQGVANAVGFAIAEAFTKIQVNSETCELIDHKVYCLCGDGDLQEGISYEACALAGHLKLKDLILIYDSNEITIEGNTNIAWSEDVAKRFEAQNWNVLKINGHCYDQINKALITAKKADKPTIIIANTIIGKGAGELEGTHHTHGAPLGEEIIRASKQKEGFDPDKTFQVPEDVLLRFRCTIEQGELAEKEWIHRQKEAPLVEQNVALDKLLNPDFCTIEYPDFSNMAEVATRDSNGMILNAIAKAIPGFLGGSADLAPSNKTELKNMGNFPKGKNLHFGIREHAMAAITNAIGLYGTTIPFDATFFVFSDYLKPSARIAALTGIKRFFVWTHDSIGVGEDGPTHEPIEHLSQFRMLPNFYVWRPADATENIEAWKTALQMNAPSAFVLSRQKLKTLKPKRDFGKPSRGGYIVKKREGATLTLMASGSELMPCLQAACHLEALGIKTNVVSIPCLDLFNEQDSNYKTTVIDPKTKVMAVEAATATEYYRYADDVLGMESFGASAPAGKLFEKFGFSVQNITKHACDLMGTEYRTIDLQKC